One genomic segment of Halalkalicoccus tibetensis includes these proteins:
- a CDS encoding TRAP transporter small permease has product MSSSSTTGSIGTRLPNWALYLEKYFEGSVALLLLTVILVTTLIDITGRALIGWTIDWGFEVAQGLFVWIAWLGASMGVRHESYFRFTLLRGKLSRRGDYLMYVVEWTLWLVVIGAIYWYSIPELYQVLSSGRVIVGTENVLQAYFYLAVPVGTGLILLRVFQRAVVKTLAYRRGEEIRPDPKIGVRD; this is encoded by the coding sequence ATGTCTAGCTCGAGCACGACGGGGTCTATCGGGACGCGGCTACCGAACTGGGCGCTGTACCTCGAGAAGTACTTCGAGGGCAGCGTCGCGCTGTTGTTGTTGACCGTGATCCTGGTCACTACCTTGATCGACATCACCGGCCGGGCGCTCATCGGCTGGACGATCGACTGGGGGTTCGAGGTCGCACAGGGGCTGTTCGTCTGGATAGCCTGGCTGGGGGCCTCCATGGGGGTGCGCCACGAGTCGTATTTCCGGTTCACGCTGCTCAGGGGAAAGCTCTCCCGCCGGGGTGACTACCTGATGTACGTCGTCGAGTGGACGCTGTGGCTCGTCGTCATCGGCGCGATCTACTGGTACTCGATCCCCGAGCTCTATCAGGTGCTCAGCTCCGGGCGCGTGATCGTCGGTACCGAGAACGTACTCCAGGCGTACTTCTACCTCGCGGTGCCGGTCGGTACCGGGCTGATACTGCTCCGGGTGTTCCAGCGGGCGGTCGTGAAGACTCTCGCCTACCGGCGCGGCGAGGAGATCCGACCGGATCCGAAGATCGGGGTGCGTGATTGA
- a CDS encoding TRAP transporter large permease — protein MLPEFVLQSAIPFEIAILLVTALSILLFALGVQLVLAFGLWVVAFHILVPAFPIQNMSITAFSELESFTYIAIPLFILVGDLFRKADVSADIIAFSRACLGWLPGSTGNTVIGTSAVFSAITGSNAATTASVGQALYPSMEEEGYEPSYAAATIAAGGTIGSVLPPSIMLIVYGVTFGVSVPALFIAGVVPGLAMLVILVSINVYLSQKNDYGVDTDEYSFDGRDVLETTWRAKIGLGAIVILLGGIFAGIFTPAESASVAVLYVLVTAIATGRLRSLGEIVRAGYTSLVLLGVLMPIIVIAVLVQQNLSFLGLQGAVSGAVLSLGSRWLIIVALVAIVLIAGLALASIPNVVLTAPLLTPAALEIGLDPVTWGVIFILGDAIGFITPPYGLNLYIISGLTEIDYMVVAYKVLPFLVGLLALLFLLISFPWLNFLA, from the coding sequence ATGCTCCCCGAGTTCGTCCTCCAGTCGGCGATCCCCTTCGAGATCGCGATACTGCTCGTGACGGCGCTCAGCATCCTCCTGTTCGCGCTGGGCGTCCAACTCGTTCTGGCGTTCGGGCTCTGGGTGGTGGCGTTTCACATCCTGGTCCCGGCGTTCCCGATCCAGAACATGTCCATCACGGCCTTCAGCGAGCTGGAATCGTTCACCTACATCGCGATCCCGCTGTTCATCCTCGTCGGCGACCTCTTCCGGAAGGCCGACGTCTCGGCCGACATCATCGCGTTCTCGCGGGCCTGCTTGGGCTGGCTGCCCGGCAGCACCGGCAACACCGTGATCGGCACTTCGGCGGTCTTCTCGGCGATCACGGGGTCGAACGCGGCGACGACGGCCTCGGTCGGCCAGGCGCTCTACCCCTCGATGGAGGAAGAGGGCTACGAGCCGTCCTACGCCGCGGCGACCATCGCAGCCGGCGGTACCATCGGGAGCGTCCTCCCGCCGAGCATCATGCTCATCGTCTACGGGGTCACGTTCGGCGTGTCCGTCCCGGCACTGTTCATCGCGGGCGTCGTCCCCGGGCTGGCGATGCTGGTGATCCTCGTCAGCATCAACGTCTATCTCTCACAGAAGAACGACTACGGCGTCGACACCGATGAGTACTCCTTCGACGGGCGCGACGTCCTTGAGACCACTTGGAGGGCGAAGATCGGTCTTGGCGCGATCGTGATCCTTCTGGGCGGCATCTTCGCCGGGATCTTCACGCCCGCCGAATCCGCGTCCGTCGCCGTGTTGTACGTCCTCGTGACGGCCATCGCTACCGGTCGTCTCAGGAGCCTCGGCGAGATCGTCAGGGCGGGCTATACGTCGCTCGTCCTGCTGGGCGTGTTGATGCCGATCATCGTCATCGCGGTGCTCGTCCAGCAGAACCTCTCCTTCCTCGGCCTCCAGGGTGCCGTTTCGGGAGCCGTCCTCTCGCTTGGCTCGCGCTGGCTGATCATCGTCGCGCTCGTCGCGATCGTCCTGATCGCCGGGCTGGCGCTGGCGTCGATCCCCAACGTCGTCCTCACGGCGCCGCTGTTGACGCCGGCAGCCCTCGAGATCGGCCTCGACCCGGTCACCTGGGGCGTCATCTTCATTCTGGGCGACGCCATCGGCTTCATCACGCCGCCCTATGGGCTGAACCTCTACATCATCAGCGGCCTGACGGAGATCGACTACATGGTCGTCGCCTACAAGGTGCTGCCGTTCCTCGTCGGGCTGCTGGCGCTGTTGTTCCTGCTCATCTCGTTCCCCTGGCTCAACTTCCTCGCCTGA
- a CDS encoding YeiH family protein encodes MGLRQHLPGLVTLLAVALLARGLAALLGVNDLVLAIVLGVLLGNLLGVPAWAVRGVENHKLFLETGIVLLGASIAIEELIGAGSRVIALVVGTVAFSLLLVEGIARGAFGLRDRTASLLAAGTSICGVSAVAAVGQVVDARSDQLTYAAATIVLFDAITLVVYPVLGDLLGLSGREFGVWAGLSMFSTGPVAAAGFAHSAEAGQWATVTKLARNTLLGAVVVAYSIGYATKRANDPGVKRLWLQFPKFLVGFLLVAAIANAGVLTADSLAAIGRTSDWLFVLAFVGLGTEIRPGRMRESGLTPIAIVLSAFCLISLVTLLAVRAVL; translated from the coding sequence ATGGGATTGCGGCAACACCTTCCCGGACTCGTGACGCTGCTCGCCGTGGCCCTGCTAGCCCGGGGCCTCGCGGCGCTGCTCGGGGTCAACGACCTCGTTCTGGCGATCGTTCTCGGCGTCCTGCTCGGCAACCTCCTCGGGGTGCCGGCGTGGGCCGTCCGTGGCGTCGAGAACCACAAGCTCTTCCTGGAGACCGGGATCGTCCTGCTGGGGGCGTCGATCGCGATCGAGGAGCTGATCGGCGCCGGCTCCCGGGTGATCGCGCTGGTCGTCGGGACGGTCGCCTTTAGCCTCCTGCTGGTCGAGGGGATCGCCCGCGGGGCGTTCGGACTGCGCGATCGGACCGCCTCGCTGCTCGCGGCCGGAACGAGCATCTGTGGGGTCTCGGCGGTCGCGGCGGTCGGGCAGGTCGTCGACGCGCGAAGCGACCAGCTCACCTACGCGGCCGCGACGATCGTCCTCTTCGACGCGATCACCCTCGTGGTCTATCCCGTCCTCGGGGACCTGCTGGGCCTGAGCGGGCGGGAGTTCGGCGTCTGGGCCGGCCTGAGCATGTTCAGCACCGGCCCGGTCGCGGCGGCGGGCTTCGCCCACTCCGCGGAGGCGGGTCAGTGGGCCACGGTGACGAAGCTCGCACGGAACACGCTGTTGGGGGCGGTCGTCGTCGCCTACTCGATCGGCTATGCGACCAAGCGGGCGAACGACCCCGGCGTGAAACGCCTCTGGCTCCAGTTCCCGAAGTTCCTCGTCGGCTTCCTGCTCGTGGCCGCGATCGCCAACGCGGGCGTGTTGACCGCCGACTCGCTCGCCGCCATCGGCAGGACCTCGGATTGGCTGTTCGTGCTCGCGTTCGTCGGGCTCGGCACGGAGATCCGGCCGGGACGGATGCGCGAGAGCGGGCTGACGCCGATCGCGATCGTGCTGTCGGCGTTCTGTCTGATCAGCCTCGTGACGCTGCTGGCCGTCCGGGCCGTCCTGTAG
- a CDS encoding adenylate kinase, translated as MAQPQILIVGAPGAGKGTQSSNLAEEYGIEHVTTGDALRANKDVETEHGTPREYMEDGELVPDEVVNEIVQEALESADGYVLDGYPRNESQVEYLEGITELDVVLYLDVPEEELVNRLTGRRVDPETGENYHTEYDMPADEEVRDRLVQRDDDTEDTVKERLRVFEENTEPVIEHYEDHAGFVRIDGEQSPDEVWSEIKGAVDERVE; from the coding sequence ATGGCACAGCCACAGATCCTGATCGTCGGTGCACCGGGGGCAGGGAAGGGGACACAGAGCTCGAACCTCGCGGAGGAGTACGGGATCGAGCACGTGACGACGGGCGACGCGCTGCGCGCGAACAAGGACGTGGAGACCGAACACGGCACGCCACGCGAGTACATGGAGGACGGGGAGCTCGTCCCCGACGAGGTCGTCAACGAGATCGTCCAGGAGGCCCTCGAATCGGCCGACGGCTACGTGCTCGACGGCTATCCGCGAAACGAGTCCCAGGTCGAGTACCTGGAAGGGATCACCGAGCTCGACGTCGTGCTCTACCTCGACGTCCCCGAGGAGGAGCTGGTCAACCGGCTGACGGGCCGCCGGGTCGACCCCGAGACGGGCGAGAACTACCACACGGAGTACGACATGCCCGCCGACGAGGAGGTCCGCGACCGGCTCGTCCAGCGCGACGACGACACCGAGGACACGGTCAAGGAGCGCCTCCGCGTCTTCGAGGAGAACACCGAGCCCGTGATCGAACACTACGAGGACCACGCAGGCTTCGTTCGGATCGACGGGGAACAGAGCCCCGACGAGGTCTGGTCCGAGATCAAGGGCGCGGTCGACGAACGCGTTGAGTAG
- a CDS encoding nucleotidyltransferase domain-containing protein, with amino-acid sequence MSTDDGIHEAAVEEFVERVHERETEGIESIYLFGSVARGEARGRDSDADLFVVLSDEVDRRETEDELRDLAYEVMIDHDVAISVHSQKRSRFEERCDHPFVRRVTDEGIAYA; translated from the coding sequence ATGAGCACCGACGACGGGATCCACGAGGCGGCGGTCGAGGAGTTCGTTGAGCGAGTTCACGAGCGGGAAACGGAAGGCATCGAATCCATCTACCTGTTCGGGAGCGTCGCACGCGGGGAGGCGAGGGGACGGGACTCGGACGCGGACCTGTTCGTCGTGCTGTCGGACGAGGTGGACCGAAGGGAGACCGAGGACGAACTGCGTGATCTCGCGTACGAAGTCATGATCGACCACGACGTCGCGATCAGCGTCCACTCCCAAAAGCGCAGCCGATTCGAGGAGCGGTGTGACCATCCGTTCGTCCGACGAGTGACGGACGAGGGCATCGCGTATGCGTGA
- a CDS encoding DUF106 domain-containing protein: protein MGRTAEKVRDLIEENPDMEHAIAVVLREADGGEGEVEWADVRDEISSGQWGRLIEKGILVDGIEGFEVRDPDEVASVVDPDGTSGSAPTSSTGDDDEDSSWTKWDKMAAGGVALTFLGYAWGPARSAIGGTMDIVIGPINDVLPFYAVILILALVTGLYSSLLQANLMDTSKMSEYQGKMKEIQEKRERAKERGDEEAMERIQQEQMEAMGEQMGMLKEQFRPMVWIMLFTIPVFLWMYWMIYDGDLSALGTITFPLAGEMDTWRSGLVGPIQAWIVWYFVCSMAFTQLLRKALNVSTTPTG from the coding sequence ATGGGACGAACCGCGGAGAAGGTACGGGACCTCATCGAGGAAAACCCCGACATGGAGCACGCCATCGCGGTCGTGCTGCGCGAGGCGGACGGCGGCGAGGGGGAGGTCGAGTGGGCCGACGTTCGCGACGAGATCTCGAGCGGGCAGTGGGGCCGCCTGATCGAGAAGGGGATCCTCGTCGACGGGATCGAGGGCTTCGAGGTCCGCGACCCCGACGAGGTCGCGTCGGTCGTCGATCCCGACGGGACGAGCGGGTCGGCGCCGACGTCGAGCACCGGCGACGATGACGAGGACTCGAGCTGGACGAAATGGGACAAGATGGCCGCCGGCGGGGTGGCGCTGACGTTCCTCGGCTACGCGTGGGGGCCCGCCCGGAGCGCGATTGGCGGGACGATGGACATCGTGATCGGCCCGATCAACGACGTCCTGCCCTTCTATGCCGTGATCCTCATCCTCGCGCTGGTCACGGGGCTGTACTCCTCGCTGCTGCAGGCGAACCTGATGGACACCTCGAAGATGAGCGAGTATCAGGGCAAGATGAAGGAGATCCAGGAGAAACGCGAGCGCGCGAAGGAGCGCGGCGACGAGGAGGCGATGGAGCGCATCCAGCAGGAGCAGATGGAGGCGATGGGTGAGCAGATGGGGATGCTCAAGGAGCAGTTCCGCCCGATGGTCTGGATCATGCTCTTTACCATCCCCGTGTTCCTCTGGATGTACTGGATGATCTACGACGGCGACCTCTCGGCGCTGGGGACGATCACGTTCCCGCTTGCGGGCGAGATGGACACCTGGCGCTCCGGGCTGGTCGGCCCGATCCAGGCGTGGATCGTCTGGTACTTCGTCTGCTCGATGGCGTTCACCCAGCTCCTGCGCAAGGCGCTCAACGTCAGCACCACGCCGACGGGCTGA